From the genome of Bifidobacterium asteroides, one region includes:
- the polA gene encoding DNA polymerase I, which yields MEDQTKKQDKDGRTLLVVDGHSLAFRAFYALPVESFTTSTGQPTNAVWGFATMLADVMAKEKPTHMGVAFDVKGGTFRNAMLPQYKGTREAAPKELLSQLPLIQDLLKGLGITYIEKPGYEGDDIIGTLATMGEQAGFKTLVLSGDRDAFQLVDDDITVLYPGHHFKNLKHMTPQAIMDRYKVTPEQYPDLAAMRGEGADNIPGVPGVGDGYAAKWINKYGSLDSILDHADEIGGKKGQALAENADQVRLNRKVNALVRDLDLGVKVEDLRFGTIHTDQVLPIFEQLQFGPQTRKKILRGFNTVADYDYSPASALVDVSDKQEEFSQPKRDKAESADQLREWCEKHLPNKALCRRSADHVKAMADSLDNVKDIGDSDQDAMRCSEAMKEHWVLHAIGWAKHGDYGLEELVILSMDGHGLVLMAKDIDEGMRAAIQELIDQRIGTCVVHGYKEHLHFLESQGLHMSLPLFDTKLAGYLAEPDFHADNLEQAVAHFLAIPVEEEPQATQGALALDGREDEDERRRGTRILRQAQYVMMVSERLQGLMDERHQYGLLRTIELPTSAVLAQMETEGAKVDDARLKEMHDRFAAEARQAQEIAWDKAGSRVNLQSPKQLSKVLFDDMGLVPTHRTKTGSYSTNVSVLQDLYIKSVNNERANDFLGALLKHRETNKLKQIVQTLREAVNPRDGRLHTTYEQTVAATGRLSSVDPNLQNIPNRDARGREIRSAFVPGSGYEALLSSDYSQVELRIMAHLSGDKALIDAFKSGADFHRYVASLVYDIPMEEVTGDQRSHVKAMSYGLAYGLSTYGLAQQLKISPAAADVLRAKYFATFGKVHEYLESLVADAREKGYTETMFGRRRYFPGLRSKRRPIREAAERAALNAPIQGSAADIMKIAMIKASRALSDQGLKSRISLQIHDELLVEIAPGETGKATKLVKDSMEHAVELAVPLDVSTGIGQDWELAAH from the coding sequence ATGGAAGACCAGACGAAGAAGCAGGACAAGGACGGCCGCACTCTGCTGGTCGTCGATGGACATTCGCTGGCCTTCCGGGCCTTCTATGCCCTTCCGGTCGAGAGTTTCACCACTTCGACTGGACAGCCCACCAACGCGGTGTGGGGATTTGCCACCATGCTGGCGGATGTCATGGCCAAGGAGAAGCCCACTCATATGGGCGTTGCCTTTGACGTCAAGGGGGGTACTTTCCGCAATGCGATGCTGCCCCAGTACAAAGGCACCCGTGAGGCCGCACCCAAGGAGCTGCTGAGCCAGCTGCCCCTGATCCAGGACCTGCTCAAAGGCCTGGGCATCACCTATATCGAGAAGCCCGGCTATGAGGGCGACGACATCATCGGCACGCTGGCCACCATGGGGGAGCAGGCCGGATTCAAGACCTTGGTCCTGTCCGGGGACAGGGATGCCTTCCAGCTGGTGGACGACGACATCACCGTGCTCTACCCGGGCCACCACTTCAAGAACCTCAAGCACATGACGCCTCAGGCCATCATGGACCGCTACAAGGTGACCCCGGAGCAGTACCCGGATTTGGCCGCCATGCGCGGCGAGGGAGCCGACAACATCCCCGGCGTACCGGGCGTCGGCGACGGTTATGCCGCCAAGTGGATCAACAAGTACGGATCGCTGGATTCCATTCTGGACCACGCTGACGAAATCGGTGGCAAGAAGGGCCAGGCCCTGGCGGAGAACGCAGACCAGGTGCGGCTCAACCGGAAGGTCAACGCCCTGGTGCGCGACTTGGATCTGGGCGTGAAAGTGGAGGACCTGCGTTTCGGCACCATCCATACGGATCAGGTCCTGCCCATCTTCGAGCAGCTGCAGTTCGGCCCGCAGACCCGCAAGAAGATCCTGCGCGGATTCAATACGGTTGCTGATTATGATTACTCTCCGGCCTCGGCACTGGTCGATGTCAGCGACAAGCAGGAGGAGTTCTCCCAGCCCAAGCGCGATAAGGCGGAGTCCGCCGACCAGCTGCGGGAATGGTGCGAGAAGCATCTGCCGAATAAGGCCCTTTGCCGACGCTCGGCGGACCATGTCAAGGCCATGGCTGATTCCTTGGACAATGTCAAGGACATCGGCGACTCCGATCAGGATGCCATGCGTTGCAGCGAGGCCATGAAGGAGCACTGGGTTCTTCACGCCATCGGCTGGGCCAAGCACGGCGACTACGGCCTGGAAGAGCTGGTCATTCTCTCCATGGACGGCCACGGTCTGGTCCTCATGGCGAAAGACATTGACGAAGGCATGCGTGCCGCTATACAGGAGCTGATTGACCAGCGGATCGGCACCTGCGTGGTCCATGGTTACAAGGAGCATCTGCACTTCTTGGAGAGCCAGGGGCTGCACATGTCCTTGCCCTTGTTCGACACTAAGCTGGCAGGCTATCTGGCTGAGCCTGATTTCCATGCCGACAATCTGGAACAGGCTGTCGCCCATTTCCTGGCCATCCCCGTAGAGGAGGAGCCTCAAGCCACACAGGGGGCCCTGGCCCTGGACGGGCGAGAGGATGAGGATGAGCGTAGGCGGGGGACTCGGATTCTTCGCCAGGCACAGTATGTCATGATGGTCTCCGAGCGTCTGCAGGGGCTGATGGACGAGCGCCATCAGTACGGCCTGCTGCGCACCATAGAGCTGCCCACCTCCGCAGTCCTTGCGCAGATGGAGACCGAGGGCGCTAAGGTGGACGATGCCCGTCTGAAGGAGATGCACGACCGGTTCGCCGCAGAGGCCCGCCAGGCTCAGGAAATCGCCTGGGATAAGGCTGGCAGCCGTGTCAACCTGCAAAGCCCCAAACAGCTGAGCAAGGTGCTTTTTGACGACATGGGACTGGTGCCCACCCACAGGACCAAGACCGGCTCCTATTCGACCAATGTTTCGGTCCTGCAGGACCTGTACATCAAGTCGGTCAACAATGAGCGGGCCAATGACTTCCTGGGTGCGCTGCTCAAGCACAGAGAGACCAATAAGCTCAAGCAGATTGTGCAGACTCTGCGCGAGGCGGTCAATCCCCGGGATGGGCGGCTGCACACCACCTACGAGCAGACCGTGGCTGCCACTGGCCGGCTGAGCTCGGTCGATCCCAACCTGCAGAACATTCCCAACCGGGATGCCCGGGGCCGCGAGATCCGCTCGGCCTTCGTGCCCGGCAGCGGGTATGAGGCGCTGCTCTCCTCGGACTACTCCCAGGTGGAGCTGCGGATCATGGCCCATCTTTCCGGTGACAAGGCGCTGATTGACGCTTTCAAGTCGGGTGCCGACTTCCACCGGTATGTGGCCAGTCTGGTCTACGACATCCCCATGGAGGAGGTTACCGGGGACCAGCGCTCCCATGTGAAGGCCATGAGCTACGGCCTGGCCTATGGACTGAGCACCTACGGCCTGGCCCAACAGCTCAAGATCAGCCCGGCCGCTGCCGACGTGTTGCGCGCCAAGTACTTCGCCACTTTCGGCAAGGTGCATGAGTACCTGGAATCCCTGGTGGCCGATGCCCGGGAGAAGGGCTATACCGAGACCATGTTCGGGCGGCGGCGCTACTTCCCTGGGCTGCGATCCAAGCGGCGTCCCATTCGAGAAGCCGCTGAAAGAGCTGCCCTGAACGCGCCTATCCAGGGGTCGGCCGCCGACATCATGAAGATTGCCATGATCAAGGCCAGCCGTGCTTTGTCCGACCAGGGGCTCAAGAGCCGCATCTCGCTGCAGATCCACGATGAGCTGCTGGTGGAGATAGCTCCCGGCGAGACCGGCAAGGCCACCAAGCTGGTCAAGGATTCCATGGAACATGCCGTTGAATTGGCCGTGCCTCTGGACGTGTCCACGGGCATCGGCCAGGACTGGGAACTGGCTGCTCACTAA
- a CDS encoding NUDIX hydrolase has protein sequence MSDKAQALQARLAARLADRDGQGPKGIDMTRAPELMDDREVFRGPIFVIDQQQVAMFRRDGSKETIDRQLIRHAPCVVMLVHDCAADAYLLTREYRVGAQGYVFGLPAGFIDPGESPVKAVLRELREETGLVPGSEGAQGSESHLDPEDGWIDAAPDVYSSLGMSDELGHIMILHLRRWHQGSTDFDPGEHIQSAWVSWQELCAAGIADAKAVVAIQHEAIRRLQKVEVKSARAMSR, from the coding sequence ATGAGCGATAAAGCACAGGCCCTGCAGGCACGTTTGGCTGCCAGACTGGCGGACCGGGATGGACAGGGGCCCAAGGGCATTGATATGACCCGCGCCCCCGAGCTGATGGATGACAGGGAGGTCTTCCGCGGCCCGATATTCGTTATTGACCAGCAGCAGGTGGCCATGTTCCGGCGTGACGGTTCCAAGGAGACCATCGACAGACAGCTCATCCGCCACGCCCCCTGCGTGGTCATGCTGGTGCACGACTGCGCTGCCGATGCCTATCTGTTGACCCGCGAGTACCGGGTGGGCGCCCAGGGCTACGTATTCGGCCTGCCAGCCGGCTTCATCGACCCAGGGGAGAGCCCGGTCAAGGCCGTCCTGCGCGAGCTTCGCGAGGAGACTGGTCTGGTGCCCGGGTCCGAGGGTGCTCAGGGCTCTGAAAGCCACTTGGATCCGGAGGACGGCTGGATCGATGCCGCTCCCGATGTCTACTCATCCTTGGGCATGAGCGACGAGCTCGGACACATCATGATCCTACATCTGCGTCGCTGGCATCAGGGATCCACCGACTTTGACCCAGGCGAGCATATCCAGTCGGCCTGGGTCTCCTGGCAGGAGCTCTGTGCGGCTGGAATCGCCGATGCCAAGGCTGTGGTGGCCATCCAGCATGAGGCTATCCGTCGTTTGCAGAAGGTTGAGGTCAAGTCGGCAAGAGCTATGAGCAGATAG
- a CDS encoding acetate/propionate family kinase produces MAKTVLVINSGSSSIKYQLVDLETSQSLASGLVEKIGEPTDGHYKHEVNGEKHELEEPIHDHETGLKRVLGFFKEYGPDLDKAGIIAVGHRVVQGGAIFPKPALLTTKTLSQVKDLAVLAPLHNGPEAEGAEVMSRLMPQTPQVFVFDSSFFFELPKKASTYALNKDIAKQYHIRRYGAHGTSHHYVGQLVPGLLGKPAEGLRQIVLHIGNGASASAQVSGHPVETSMGLTPLEGLVMGGRTGDIDPAVVFHLIRNAHMSVDELDTLFNKRSGMTGLTGYGDMREVHRLIAEGDEDAKLALDIYIHRIVGYIGNYTAQMGGLDAITFTAGVGENDEIVRRRVIEQLEPFGVKLDQEKNDQRSKEARIISTPDSTVAVCVIPTNEELSIARQAEVVASQGDAYGNKFQA; encoded by the coding sequence ATGGCGAAAACCGTCCTAGTCATCAATTCGGGTTCAAGCTCGATCAAGTACCAGCTGGTCGATCTGGAGACCAGCCAGAGCCTGGCCTCGGGTCTGGTCGAGAAGATCGGCGAGCCCACCGACGGCCATTACAAGCACGAGGTCAACGGCGAGAAGCATGAGCTCGAAGAGCCCATCCACGACCATGAGACCGGACTCAAGCGAGTCCTGGGCTTCTTCAAGGAGTATGGTCCCGATCTGGACAAGGCGGGGATCATCGCCGTCGGCCACAGGGTCGTCCAGGGCGGAGCCATTTTCCCCAAGCCCGCGCTGCTGACCACGAAGACCCTGAGCCAGGTCAAGGATCTGGCCGTGCTGGCCCCCCTGCACAACGGCCCCGAGGCAGAGGGCGCCGAGGTCATGAGCCGACTGATGCCGCAGACCCCGCAGGTCTTCGTCTTCGACTCCTCCTTCTTCTTCGAACTGCCCAAGAAGGCCTCCACCTACGCCCTCAACAAGGACATCGCCAAGCAGTACCACATCCGTCGCTATGGCGCTCACGGAACCAGCCATCATTATGTGGGCCAGCTGGTTCCCGGCCTGCTGGGCAAGCCTGCGGAAGGCCTGCGCCAGATCGTCCTGCACATCGGCAACGGGGCCTCCGCTTCGGCGCAGGTCTCCGGGCATCCTGTCGAGACCTCCATGGGCCTGACTCCCCTGGAGGGCCTGGTCATGGGCGGTCGCACTGGCGACATCGACCCCGCCGTTGTCTTCCACCTGATCCGCAATGCCCACATGAGCGTGGACGAACTGGACACTCTCTTCAATAAGCGCTCCGGCATGACCGGCCTGACCGGTTACGGCGACATGCGCGAGGTCCACCGGCTGATTGCCGAGGGCGACGAGGATGCCAAACTGGCCCTGGACATCTACATCCACCGCATTGTCGGCTACATCGGCAACTACACGGCCCAGATGGGTGGCCTGGATGCCATCACCTTCACAGCTGGCGTGGGCGAAAACGATGAAATCGTGCGCCGCCGGGTTATCGAGCAGCTGGAGCCCTTCGGCGTGAAGCTGGACCAGGAGAAGAACGACCAGCGTTCCAAGGAGGCGCGGATCATTTCGACCCCCGACAGCACGGTCGCCGTCTGCGTCATCCCCACCAACGAGGAGCTCTCCATCGCCCGCCAGGCCGAGGTCGTCGCCAGCCAGGGCGATGCCTACGGCAACAAGTTTCAGGCCTGA
- the pta gene encoding phosphate acetyltransferase, with amino-acid sequence MNRRGTVSPASITIISPEAAKGRNVVAYGLTKALSSRMKTAILRPVACRKEMLTDTLIAASSSPELSAEICRGTCPCKATQDASQTRADALVIHDRVVAQTRPDMLLVVGSDHSKVFDPEIMGLNADIAADLRSPVLLVVCTIGREPRQVMKTVQACRRTVEASGTALAGVFVSGCEDGQKGPLQEAFGNYDRPVWTVSKIDFDADPAAKQVHEEAYRAFIKDVDLDQVLKAVEESKPQVTTPAAFQNDLLARAKSSKKTIVLPEGGEDRIIKAADYLLARDIVDLIIVGDKQAILARGQELGLNNLGKAAFQAMDDENVLKPMTERLCELRAKKGMTHAQARKQLTDASYFGTMLVVLGKADGLVSGSINSTANTVRPALQVIKTRPDASLVSGAFLMCFHDHVAVFADCAINLNPNAEQLADIAIQSAQTAKSFGIDPKVGMLSYSTLGSGKGPDVDLVEEATRLAKKKAPDLPIVGSIQFDAAWSPTVAAAKAKDDPVAGKVNVFVFPDLSAGNICYKAVQRTSGALAIGPVLQGLNRPVNDLSRGALVADIINTVALTAIEAQQN; translated from the coding sequence ATGAACAGGAGAGGCACAGTGAGCCCTGCAAGCATCACCATCATCAGTCCGGAGGCGGCCAAGGGCCGCAATGTCGTGGCCTACGGTCTGACCAAGGCCCTTTCATCCCGAATGAAGACAGCCATCCTACGTCCAGTGGCCTGCCGCAAGGAGATGCTGACTGATACCCTTATCGCTGCCAGCAGCTCCCCTGAGCTGAGCGCTGAGATCTGCCGCGGCACCTGCCCGTGCAAGGCCACCCAGGACGCGAGCCAAACCCGCGCGGATGCCCTGGTCATCCATGATCGAGTTGTCGCCCAGACCAGACCCGATATGCTCCTGGTCGTGGGCAGCGACCACTCAAAGGTCTTCGACCCGGAAATCATGGGCCTGAACGCTGACATCGCTGCCGATCTGCGCTCCCCCGTCCTCCTTGTAGTGTGCACCATCGGCCGTGAGCCCAGGCAGGTCATGAAGACCGTCCAGGCCTGCCGCAGGACCGTCGAGGCCAGTGGCACCGCCCTTGCCGGTGTGTTCGTCTCCGGTTGCGAAGACGGCCAGAAAGGGCCCTTGCAGGAAGCCTTTGGGAATTACGATCGCCCTGTATGGACAGTTTCCAAGATTGACTTCGATGCCGACCCCGCTGCCAAGCAGGTTCATGAAGAGGCCTACCGGGCCTTCATCAAGGATGTCGACTTGGACCAGGTGCTCAAGGCTGTAGAGGAGTCGAAGCCCCAAGTGACCACCCCGGCGGCCTTCCAGAACGACCTTCTGGCACGCGCCAAGAGCAGCAAGAAGACCATCGTTCTGCCCGAAGGCGGCGAGGACCGCATCATCAAGGCTGCCGACTATCTCTTGGCACGCGACATTGTCGACCTGATCATCGTAGGCGACAAGCAGGCCATCCTGGCACGAGGCCAGGAACTGGGACTGAACAACCTCGGCAAGGCCGCCTTCCAAGCCATGGACGATGAGAATGTCCTGAAGCCGATGACCGAACGACTCTGCGAACTTAGAGCCAAGAAAGGCATGACCCACGCCCAGGCCCGCAAGCAGCTAACTGATGCCTCCTACTTCGGGACCATGCTGGTCGTCTTGGGCAAGGCTGACGGTCTGGTCTCCGGCTCCATCAACTCTACGGCCAACACAGTGCGTCCGGCCCTCCAGGTCATCAAGACCAGGCCCGATGCCTCCTTGGTTTCCGGAGCCTTCCTGATGTGTTTCCACGACCATGTGGCAGTCTTCGCCGACTGCGCCATCAACCTGAACCCCAATGCGGAACAGCTTGCCGACATCGCCATCCAGTCGGCCCAGACGGCAAAGTCCTTCGGAATCGACCCCAAGGTGGGCATGCTCTCTTATTCCACGCTAGGTTCTGGCAAGGGCCCTGATGTGGACTTGGTCGAGGAGGCCACTCGCCTGGCCAAGAAGAAGGCCCCTGACCTGCCCATAGTCGGTTCCATCCAGTTTGACGCAGCCTGGTCGCCCACCGTGGCGGCCGCCAAGGCCAAGGACGATCCGGTTGCAGGAAAAGTCAATGTTTTCGTCTTCCCCGACCTGAGCGCAGGCAACATTTGTTACAAGGCCGTCCAGCGCACTTCGGGCGCCCTGGCGATCGGGCCGGTACTGCAGGGGCTGAACCGGCCCGTCAACGACCTGTCCCGCGGTGCCTTGGTGGCGGACATCATCAACACAGTGGCGCTGACTGCCATCGAAGCTCAGCAGAACTGA
- the aroA gene encoding 3-phosphoshikimate 1-carboxyvinyltransferase: MTMTVEETWAAPQTGGPLDATVTIPGSKSLSNRYLILAALGSRTVRLTGLLRSRDTNLMIRALEALGVDCRVDSDDPTNVTVVPPAGGCFRGGARVDCGLAGTVMRFVPGLAMLADGPTRFDGDKQAYRRPMRPLLDGLTQLGARIEYLGHEGYLPFVLTPPDRLAGMEVAIDSSASSQFISGLLLLAARADGTMTIVHSGQHLPSLPHIAMTVEDLRQAGVQVQANPDSCRWSVEGRGSAGTQLPDQVQVEPDLSNAAPFLGAALIGGGQVSVPNWPDHTTQPGGLLPGYLETMGAQVEMAPGGQDSTTCKVMGEEAIHGLGDFDLSLAGEIVPSLAAILVFADGPSRLHGIGHLRGHETNRLKALATEITRIGGQASELVDGLAIEPVPVQRMHGAVMETYADHRMATFAAMIGLKIPGIRVRDIGTTAKTMPDFPGMWKRMLEGEGQG; the protein is encoded by the coding sequence GTGACTATGACAGTGGAAGAGACATGGGCGGCGCCGCAGACGGGTGGCCCCTTGGACGCAACGGTGACCATACCGGGAAGCAAGTCCCTCTCGAACAGATATCTGATTCTGGCAGCCCTGGGAAGCCGCACCGTCAGACTGACCGGTCTGCTCAGGTCGCGTGATACGAACCTGATGATTCGGGCCCTGGAGGCCCTCGGTGTGGACTGTCGGGTTGATTCGGACGACCCTACGAATGTGACGGTCGTTCCACCGGCAGGCGGATGTTTCCGCGGTGGCGCTCGGGTGGACTGCGGGCTGGCAGGAACTGTCATGAGGTTCGTGCCGGGCCTGGCCATGCTGGCTGATGGTCCCACCCGCTTTGACGGGGACAAACAGGCGTATCGCCGCCCCATGAGGCCCCTGCTGGACGGGCTAACCCAGCTGGGAGCCAGGATCGAGTACCTGGGCCATGAGGGCTACCTGCCCTTTGTGCTCACGCCGCCGGATCGCTTGGCGGGCATGGAAGTGGCCATAGACTCTTCGGCGTCCTCGCAGTTTATTTCCGGTCTCCTGCTTCTGGCTGCCAGGGCTGATGGCACCATGACCATCGTCCACTCCGGCCAGCATCTTCCCAGTCTTCCACACATTGCTATGACCGTTGAGGACCTGCGTCAAGCCGGAGTCCAGGTCCAGGCCAACCCTGACAGTTGCAGGTGGAGCGTTGAAGGCAGAGGATCTGCTGGGACACAGCTGCCCGATCAGGTACAGGTGGAGCCTGATCTGTCGAATGCGGCCCCCTTCCTGGGAGCGGCTCTGATAGGAGGCGGGCAAGTCAGTGTGCCCAACTGGCCAGACCATACCACCCAGCCAGGTGGGTTGCTTCCCGGATATCTGGAGACTATGGGCGCGCAGGTAGAGATGGCTCCCGGCGGGCAGGACAGTACCACCTGCAAGGTGATGGGCGAGGAAGCGATTCATGGACTCGGTGACTTCGACCTTTCCCTGGCGGGCGAGATAGTGCCCTCTCTTGCGGCTATCCTGGTTTTTGCCGATGGGCCTAGCCGCCTGCACGGCATCGGTCACCTGCGCGGTCATGAGACCAACCGGCTGAAGGCACTAGCCACGGAAATCACCAGAATAGGCGGACAAGCCAGCGAACTTGTCGATGGCCTGGCCATTGAGCCCGTGCCTGTTCAGCGTATGCACGGGGCTGTCATGGAGACCTATGCTGACCATCGCATGGCCACGTTTGCCGCCATGATTGGGCTCAAGATACCCGGCATCCGAGTGCGCGACATCGGCACCACAGCCAAGACCATGCCCGACTTCCCGGGTATGTGGAAGCGGATGCTGGAGGGCGAGGGCCAAGGTTGA
- the hisN gene encoding histidinol-phosphatase: MNAEAERQTWQEDLDLAIAMADQADQVTMGYFKSPDLQVERKADNTPVTQADKEAEAVIRRVLALARPNDTIYAEELGKQKSNGRRWIIDPIDGTKNYVRGVPVWATLIGLEADHQMMVGAVSAPMLGTRWYAAQGQGAYMARQGGSPEVIHVSKVDRMEDASMSLSSLTGWKAIGRQERLLDLTDRIWRLRGFGDFWQYMLLAQGAIDLAAEPELDLYDMGALVPIVTEAGGSFTDLAGNPGPWGGNGLASNGLLHKEALEALGD; encoded by the coding sequence ATGAATGCTGAGGCTGAAAGGCAGACCTGGCAGGAGGATTTGGATCTGGCCATCGCCATGGCCGACCAGGCGGATCAGGTCACCATGGGCTACTTCAAGTCGCCGGATCTCCAGGTGGAACGCAAGGCGGACAACACCCCGGTCACTCAGGCTGACAAAGAGGCGGAGGCGGTGATTCGTCGCGTTTTAGCCCTGGCCAGGCCGAACGATACCATTTATGCCGAGGAGCTGGGAAAGCAGAAATCCAACGGCAGACGGTGGATCATCGATCCGATTGACGGGACCAAGAACTATGTGCGCGGGGTCCCGGTATGGGCGACCCTGATCGGCTTGGAGGCAGACCATCAGATGATGGTCGGTGCAGTATCGGCCCCCATGTTGGGCACCCGCTGGTACGCCGCACAGGGGCAGGGAGCCTATATGGCACGTCAGGGTGGATCTCCCGAGGTCATCCACGTATCAAAAGTGGACCGGATGGAAGACGCCTCCATGTCCTTGTCATCACTGACCGGCTGGAAGGCCATAGGCCGCCAGGAGCGGCTTCTCGACCTGACTGACCGGATTTGGCGGCTGCGTGGATTCGGCGATTTCTGGCAGTATATGCTATTGGCCCAGGGTGCCATCGACCTGGCGGCCGAGCCGGAACTGGACCTCTATGACATGGGCGCGCTGGTTCCCATCGTGACCGAAGCAGGTGGCAGCTTCACTGACTTGGCAGGCAACCCGGGTCCCTGGGGTGGCAATGGCCTTGCCAGCAACGGTCTTCTGCACAAGGAGGCCCTGGAGGCTCTGGGCGACTGA
- a CDS encoding Nif3-like dinuclear metal center hexameric protein: MPDEQDEVQRPSVPLGKVVDLLERLYPLDYAEDWDHPGLVAGDPSWPVRRIWCAVDPRLDVIQEALDHRADLLITHHPLFFRSVHQVSGLDFRGDMVTRLIEGRCGLWVGHTNADAAYRGVAHAAADALDLQEARPLAPQPVSKRDLHADLGIQVGLGRWGRLPGPTPFEDLVHAVADVLPRTALGLQAVGLSEAVVSTVALLPGSGDSEFDLVRSTGADVYITSDLRHHPATDAYQQALYEARLADRPNQPRPMLINTPHSAIESLWFRYARGDIARALETATGVRPQVEVSSKVTDPWTMVVR; encoded by the coding sequence ATGCCTGATGAACAGGATGAGGTTCAGAGGCCTTCGGTGCCTCTGGGCAAGGTGGTGGATCTGCTGGAGAGGCTCTATCCTCTGGACTACGCGGAGGACTGGGACCATCCAGGTTTGGTGGCGGGGGACCCGTCCTGGCCAGTCAGACGGATCTGGTGCGCTGTGGACCCTCGGCTCGATGTGATACAGGAGGCTCTGGACCACAGAGCCGACCTGCTGATCACCCACCATCCGCTCTTCTTCAGGTCGGTTCACCAGGTTTCCGGCCTGGACTTCCGCGGGGATATGGTAACCAGACTTATTGAGGGCCGTTGCGGGCTTTGGGTGGGGCATACCAATGCCGATGCCGCCTACCGTGGCGTGGCACATGCGGCTGCCGATGCCCTGGATCTGCAGGAGGCGAGACCGCTGGCCCCTCAGCCGGTCTCAAAACGTGATCTGCACGCCGATCTGGGGATCCAGGTGGGCCTGGGTCGTTGGGGCCGACTTCCGGGGCCCACGCCATTTGAGGATTTGGTCCATGCAGTGGCAGACGTCTTGCCCAGGACGGCTCTGGGTCTTCAGGCGGTCGGTCTGTCCGAGGCCGTGGTCTCAACGGTCGCCTTGCTGCCCGGCTCGGGGGATTCCGAATTCGACCTGGTTCGGTCCACGGGAGCCGATGTATATATCACCAGCGATCTGCGCCATCATCCTGCCACGGACGCCTACCAGCAGGCCCTTTATGAGGCTCGGCTGGCCGATCGGCCCAATCAGCCCAGGCCCATGCTGATCAACACCCCGCACTCGGCCATCGAGAGCCTCTGGTTCCGCTACGCCAGGGGAGACATTGCCAGGGCCCTGGAGACGGCTACCGGTGTTCGTCCGCAGGTGGAGGTCTCATCCAAGGTCACCGATCCCTGGACCATGGTGGTGCGCTGA
- a CDS encoding ANTAR domain-containing response regulator, whose amino-acid sequence MDFQETRLKVASESKNRSDSPEVRTVVVAEDEALIRLDTVEALEDAGYDVVGQAASGQEAIDLTRELRPDVVVMDVKMPGTDGITAATEIGKENLAPVVMLTAFSQQSLVEKAADAGAMAYVVKPFAPEKLLPALEVAISRFDQINALKDEVTDMKARFEARKRVDRAKGLLMESMGMTESEAFRWIQKTSMDRRLTMQEVADVVINNVANQNDR is encoded by the coding sequence GTGGACTTTCAGGAAACGAGGTTGAAAGTGGCTTCAGAGAGTAAGAACCGCAGCGATTCCCCCGAAGTGCGGACCGTGGTTGTGGCGGAGGATGAGGCTTTGATCAGGCTCGATACCGTCGAAGCTCTCGAGGATGCCGGCTATGACGTGGTCGGCCAGGCGGCCAGCGGCCAGGAGGCCATTGATCTGACCCGTGAGCTGAGGCCCGACGTAGTGGTTATGGATGTGAAGATGCCCGGCACTGACGGCATTACCGCCGCCACTGAGATCGGCAAGGAGAATCTGGCTCCGGTGGTTATGCTGACGGCGTTCTCCCAGCAGAGCCTGGTCGAAAAGGCGGCTGATGCTGGAGCCATGGCCTACGTGGTCAAGCCCTTCGCTCCTGAGAAGCTGCTGCCGGCCCTTGAGGTGGCCATCTCCCGCTTTGACCAGATAAACGCCCTGAAGGACGAGGTCACCGACATGAAGGCCCGCTTTGAGGCCCGCAAGCGGGTGGACCGGGCCAAGGGTCTGCTGATGGAGAGCATGGGGATGACCGAGTCTGAAGCCTTCCGCTGGATTCAGAAGACCTCCATGGACCGCAGGCTGACCATGCAGGAGGTGGCCGACGTGGTCATCAACAACGTGGCCAACCAGAACGACCGTTAG